The following proteins are encoded in a genomic region of Apis mellifera strain DH4 linkage group LG14, Amel_HAv3.1, whole genome shotgun sequence:
- the LOC724293 gene encoding protein yellow, with translation MKIVVLLVTLVAVAKCHEPFRVVFQWNTIDVMWPSEENKEYAISHNDYVPANNFIAGIKFWKGKMYLTIPRWKDGVPVTLGVTSAKPVNHITAPKLEAFPSWEMQKIGDCSAFQMVQSMEIDPIGRMWVLDSGKMSPLSLEVKTTCPPRLVILDLEKNGEVLRIYEFPANVARHGTAHLNDIVLDHEDGGMAYITDSDRNDPGIIVYSLRNNTSWKVRHDSMKAKHEAIKFMISKTPINIPVPVDGIALSPASSNDRQIYYSPLSSFHLYSIPTSVLKNNASNVDSYVKELGRKNSQTDGMMMSAKGVLYFGLLADDAVAMWDTKQSISFTTGQRVISRDHERMQWPDTFAFDEDGNFYCVTNSLQNILENRVNVSIPNYRVVRSETGVKSYQYLEDGTAPEQPEIPTSAANRISLAVTTGLTILLAFVVQ, from the coding sequence ATGAAGATTGTTGTACTCTTAGTCACTCTCGTCGCAGTGGCAAAGTGTCACGAACCATTCCGGGTAGTCTTTCAATGGAACACGATCGACGTAATGTGGCCATCGGAAGAGAATAAAGAGTATGCGATCAGCCACAATGATTACGTTCCAGCCAATAATTTCATAGCAggtattaaattttggaaGGGTAAAATGTACTTGACGATACCAAGATGGAAAGATGGAGTACCTGTAACTCTCGGAGTCACTTCTGCTAAACCGGTGAATCATATTACCGCTCCTAAACTGGAAGCTTTCCCCAGTTGGGAGATGCAGAAAATTGGAGACTGTAGTGCGTTTCAGATGGTCCAAAGTATGGAGATCGATCCCATAGGGCGTATGTGGGTACTAGATTCTGGCAAGATGTCACCTCTTTCTTTAGAAGTAAAGACCACTTGTCCGCCGAGATTAGTAATCCTGGATCTCGAGAAGAACGGTGAGGTTTTACGAATTTACGAATTCCCTGCGAACGTAGCTCGTCATGGCACAGcacatttaaatgatattgtcTTGGATCACGAGGACGGTGGTATGGCATATATTACAGACAGTGATCGCAACGATCCTggtataattgtttattctttGAGGAACAATACCTCGTGGAAAGTTAGACACGATTCTATGAAAGCTAAACACGAAGCAATTAAATTCATGATTTCCAAAACTCCCATCAATATACCTGTACCTGTCGATGGGATTGCTTTGTCTCCTGCAAGCAGTAACGACAGACAAATATATTACTCACCATTATCCTCTTTCCATCTTTATTCTATACCAACTTCAGTGCTGAAGAACAATGCAAGCAATGTGGACAGTTACGTTAAAGAActaggaagaaaaaattctcaaactgATGGGATGATGATGTCAGCCAAAGGAGTGTTATACTTTGGGCTGTTGGCCGACGATGCTGTAGCTATGTGGGATACTAAACAGTCCATCTCGTTCACTACTGGCCAGAGAGTGATCTCGAGAGATCATGAAAGGATGCAATGGCCAGATACATTTGCGTTCGACGAGGATGGTAACTTTTATTGCGTTACCAAttctttgcaaaatatattggaGAATCGGGTCAACGTTAGCATACCAAATTATCGAGTAGTCAGATCAGAAACTGGAGTTAAAAGTTACCAATATTTGGAGGACGGAACCGCGCCGGAACAGCCGGAGATTCCCACTTCAGCTGCAAACAGGATTAGTCTCGCCGTTACTACCGGATTAACCATTCTGTTGGCTTTCGTCGTgcagtaa